A DNA window from Vigna unguiculata cultivar IT97K-499-35 chromosome 10, ASM411807v1, whole genome shotgun sequence contains the following coding sequences:
- the LOC114166872 gene encoding serine/threonine-protein kinase ATG1c-like isoform X2, whose translation MAQAVGRNRVVGEYVVGRQIGAGSFSVVWHGRHKVHGTEVAIKEIATLRLNKKLQESLMSEIFILKRINHPNIICLHDIIQVPGKIHLVLEYCKGGDLSLYIQRHGRVPEATAKHFMQQLAAGLLVLRDNNLIHRDLKPQNLLLSQNDEKSVLKIADFGFARSLQPRGLAETLCGSPLYMAPEIMQLQKYDAKADLWSVGAILFQLVTGRTPFTGNNQIQLLQNILKSTELQFPSDIPSLSFECKDLCQKLLRRNPVERLTFEEFFNHPFLSQKQREQDDEPLRSSSRLVGGFFSTVSDPLRRTEENYQEDCLPFILDDDSGGPEGSPSFSRKKSSIKSTYGFDLNSKLDKAESTSPISNNINSNSAFRTMTQRSQNTNRRLDNHNISRDLTDPLESPEQMFANPYPKVTDSLENIDQEYVLVPGPPIDVSSSVGASRPSHTQYRSGSLPQESSSAITRPSAPMPIVGAHTNSMYQVGSSGSQDSAPGTSLGSMDISDEQPSAHCMTRVKSLQQCASAITELVNEKMEAGKHLEAFSIQLVILAIWKQALHICHTQAASAMEGSPNQETSRYRRSASRKHGSPDSEECLEGNTLWPKDILSKIESEFLREFEHAEELAKTIEPGNTEMPDAMETIFQSALAFGRHGGVEELMGDMESAAALYSKAVRLLVFLLVEGPSLILNPPFSLTNSDRYRLRNYIDILNNRQGYSRSQRMALLKCDDNQGILKEKF comes from the exons ATGGCACAGGCAGTGGGGCGGAACAGGGTGGTCGGAGAGTACGTGGTGGGGAGGCAAATCGGCGCGGGGTCGTTCTCGGTGGTGTGGCACGGAAGGCACAAGGTACACGGAACCGAGGTGGCAATAAAGGAGATCGCCACGCTTCGCCTCAATAAGAAGTTGCAGGAGAGCCTCATGTCCGAGATTTTCATCTTGAAGCGGATTAACCACCCTAACATAATCTGTTTGCACGATATCATTCAG GTTCCTGGGAAGATACATCTTGTGTTAGAATACTGTAAAGGGGGAGATCTGTCCTTGTACATTCAACGCCATGGAAGGGTACCAGAGGCAACTGCAAAGCATTTCATGCAGCAGCTGG CTGCTGGTCTACTAGTTCTTCGAGATAATAACCTTATTCATCGAGACCTGAAACCAcag AACCTTCTTCTCTCCCAGAATGATGAGAAGTCAGTGCTGAAGATTGCTGACTTTGGATTTGCAAG ATCTCTGCAACCTAGGGGCCTTGCGGAAACCTTGTGTGGTTCACCACTCTATATGGCTCCAGAAATCATGCAACTGCAGAAGTATGACGCTAAG GCAGATCTCTGGAGTGTTGGTGCAATCTTATTTCAGCTGGTTACTGGGAGAACACCTTTTACTGGAAACAATCAAATACAG TTACTACAGAATATTTTGAAATCGACAGAATTGCAGTTTCCATCTGATATCCCAAGTCTGAGTTTTGAATGCAAAGATTTGTGTCAGAAATTGCTACGCCGGAATCCAG tgGAACGTCTAACTTTCGAAGAATTTTTTAACCACCCATTTCTTTCTCAGAAGCAAAGAGAACAGGATGATGAGCCATTGAG AAGTTCTTCAAGGCTGGTTGGTGGGTTCTTTTCTACAGTATCTGACCCTTTGAGAAGAACTGAGGAAAATTACCAAGAAGATTGTTTGCCTTTCATCCTAGATGACGACTCTGGTGGCCCTGAGGGGAGTCCATCCTTTTCAAGAAAAAAGTCCTCAATAAAGTCCACCTATGGATTTGATCTAAATTCTAAACTAGATAAAGCAGAATCAACATCTCCTATCTCTAATAACATAAATTCTAATTCTGCATTTCGTACTATGACACAAAGATCTCAAAACACTAATAGGAGATTGGACAACCATAACATTTCAAGAGATCTCACTGATCCGCTAGAATCTCCAGAACAGATGTTCGCAAATCCTTATCCAAAAG TTACGGATTCCCTGGAGAATATTGATCAAGAATATGTTCTGGTGCCAGGGCCCCCTATAGATGTTTCATCTTCGGTGGGTGCTTCCAGGCCCAGCCATACCCAATATAGGTCTGGTAGTTTACCTCAAGAGTCTTCTAGTGCAATCACCAGACCAAGTGCTCCAATGCCAATAGTTGGTGCACATACAAATAGCATGTACCAAGTTGGAAGTTCAGGTAGCCAGGACTCTGCCCCTGGGACTTCGCTTGGATCAATGGATATAAGTGATGAACAGCCATCAGCTCACTGCATGACCAGGGTAAAATCATTGCAACAGTGTGCATCTGCCATCACCGAGTTAGTTAATGAGAAG ATGGAGGCAGGAAAGCATCTGGAAGCATTTTCTATTCAGCTTGTAATTCTTGCAATCTGGAAGCAAGCACTGCACATATGCCATACACAAGCTGCCTCAGCCATGGAAGGAAGTCCAAATCAAGAAACTTCAAGATATAGAAGGAGTGCCAGTAGGAAGCATGGCAGTCCTGATTCAGAAGAATGCCTTGAGGGAAACACCCTATGGCCGAAGGATATATTATCTAAAATTGAAAGTGAATTTTTGAGGGAATTTGAGCATGCTGAAGAGCTTGCCAAGACCATTGAGCCTG GAAACACCGAGATGCCAGATGCAATGGAGACAATATTTCAATCTGCTCTTGCTTTTGGAAGGCATGGGGGT GTAGAAGAACTCATGGGTGACATGGAAAGTGCAGCTGCATTGTATTCAAAAGCTGTTCGTCTGTTAGTTTTTCTTCTAGTGGAAGGACCATCCCTGATTCTTAATCCTCCCTTTTCGCTGACAAACTCAGATCGTTACAGACTTCGAAATTACATTGATATTCTTAATAACAGACAAGGTTATTCAAGGTCCCAGCGAATGGCACTTCTGAAATGTGATGACAATCAAGGTATCcttaaggaaaaattttag
- the LOC114166872 gene encoding serine/threonine-protein kinase ATG1c-like isoform X1: MAQAVGRNRVVGEYVVGRQIGAGSFSVVWHGRHKVHGTEVAIKEIATLRLNKKLQESLMSEIFILKRINHPNIICLHDIIQVPGKIHLVLEYCKGGDLSLYIQRHGRVPEATAKHFMQQLAAGLLVLRDNNLIHRDLKPQNLLLSQNDEKSVLKIADFGFARSLQPRGLAETLCGSPLYMAPEIMQLQKYDAKADLWSVGAILFQLVTGRTPFTGNNQIQLLQNILKSTELQFPSDIPSLSFECKDLCQKLLRRNPVERLTFEEFFNHPFLSQKQREQDDEPLRSRSSSRLVGGFFSTVSDPLRRTEENYQEDCLPFILDDDSGGPEGSPSFSRKKSSIKSTYGFDLNSKLDKAESTSPISNNINSNSAFRTMTQRSQNTNRRLDNHNISRDLTDPLESPEQMFANPYPKVTDSLENIDQEYVLVPGPPIDVSSSVGASRPSHTQYRSGSLPQESSSAITRPSAPMPIVGAHTNSMYQVGSSGSQDSAPGTSLGSMDISDEQPSAHCMTRVKSLQQCASAITELVNEKMEAGKHLEAFSIQLVILAIWKQALHICHTQAASAMEGSPNQETSRYRRSASRKHGSPDSEECLEGNTLWPKDILSKIESEFLREFEHAEELAKTIEPGNTEMPDAMETIFQSALAFGRHGGVEELMGDMESAAALYSKAVRLLVFLLVEGPSLILNPPFSLTNSDRYRLRNYIDILNNRQGYSRSQRMALLKCDDNQGILKEKF; this comes from the exons ATGGCACAGGCAGTGGGGCGGAACAGGGTGGTCGGAGAGTACGTGGTGGGGAGGCAAATCGGCGCGGGGTCGTTCTCGGTGGTGTGGCACGGAAGGCACAAGGTACACGGAACCGAGGTGGCAATAAAGGAGATCGCCACGCTTCGCCTCAATAAGAAGTTGCAGGAGAGCCTCATGTCCGAGATTTTCATCTTGAAGCGGATTAACCACCCTAACATAATCTGTTTGCACGATATCATTCAG GTTCCTGGGAAGATACATCTTGTGTTAGAATACTGTAAAGGGGGAGATCTGTCCTTGTACATTCAACGCCATGGAAGGGTACCAGAGGCAACTGCAAAGCATTTCATGCAGCAGCTGG CTGCTGGTCTACTAGTTCTTCGAGATAATAACCTTATTCATCGAGACCTGAAACCAcag AACCTTCTTCTCTCCCAGAATGATGAGAAGTCAGTGCTGAAGATTGCTGACTTTGGATTTGCAAG ATCTCTGCAACCTAGGGGCCTTGCGGAAACCTTGTGTGGTTCACCACTCTATATGGCTCCAGAAATCATGCAACTGCAGAAGTATGACGCTAAG GCAGATCTCTGGAGTGTTGGTGCAATCTTATTTCAGCTGGTTACTGGGAGAACACCTTTTACTGGAAACAATCAAATACAG TTACTACAGAATATTTTGAAATCGACAGAATTGCAGTTTCCATCTGATATCCCAAGTCTGAGTTTTGAATGCAAAGATTTGTGTCAGAAATTGCTACGCCGGAATCCAG tgGAACGTCTAACTTTCGAAGAATTTTTTAACCACCCATTTCTTTCTCAGAAGCAAAGAGAACAGGATGATGAGCCATTGAG GAGTAGAAGTTCTTCAAGGCTGGTTGGTGGGTTCTTTTCTACAGTATCTGACCCTTTGAGAAGAACTGAGGAAAATTACCAAGAAGATTGTTTGCCTTTCATCCTAGATGACGACTCTGGTGGCCCTGAGGGGAGTCCATCCTTTTCAAGAAAAAAGTCCTCAATAAAGTCCACCTATGGATTTGATCTAAATTCTAAACTAGATAAAGCAGAATCAACATCTCCTATCTCTAATAACATAAATTCTAATTCTGCATTTCGTACTATGACACAAAGATCTCAAAACACTAATAGGAGATTGGACAACCATAACATTTCAAGAGATCTCACTGATCCGCTAGAATCTCCAGAACAGATGTTCGCAAATCCTTATCCAAAAG TTACGGATTCCCTGGAGAATATTGATCAAGAATATGTTCTGGTGCCAGGGCCCCCTATAGATGTTTCATCTTCGGTGGGTGCTTCCAGGCCCAGCCATACCCAATATAGGTCTGGTAGTTTACCTCAAGAGTCTTCTAGTGCAATCACCAGACCAAGTGCTCCAATGCCAATAGTTGGTGCACATACAAATAGCATGTACCAAGTTGGAAGTTCAGGTAGCCAGGACTCTGCCCCTGGGACTTCGCTTGGATCAATGGATATAAGTGATGAACAGCCATCAGCTCACTGCATGACCAGGGTAAAATCATTGCAACAGTGTGCATCTGCCATCACCGAGTTAGTTAATGAGAAG ATGGAGGCAGGAAAGCATCTGGAAGCATTTTCTATTCAGCTTGTAATTCTTGCAATCTGGAAGCAAGCACTGCACATATGCCATACACAAGCTGCCTCAGCCATGGAAGGAAGTCCAAATCAAGAAACTTCAAGATATAGAAGGAGTGCCAGTAGGAAGCATGGCAGTCCTGATTCAGAAGAATGCCTTGAGGGAAACACCCTATGGCCGAAGGATATATTATCTAAAATTGAAAGTGAATTTTTGAGGGAATTTGAGCATGCTGAAGAGCTTGCCAAGACCATTGAGCCTG GAAACACCGAGATGCCAGATGCAATGGAGACAATATTTCAATCTGCTCTTGCTTTTGGAAGGCATGGGGGT GTAGAAGAACTCATGGGTGACATGGAAAGTGCAGCTGCATTGTATTCAAAAGCTGTTCGTCTGTTAGTTTTTCTTCTAGTGGAAGGACCATCCCTGATTCTTAATCCTCCCTTTTCGCTGACAAACTCAGATCGTTACAGACTTCGAAATTACATTGATATTCTTAATAACAGACAAGGTTATTCAAGGTCCCAGCGAATGGCACTTCTGAAATGTGATGACAATCAAGGTATCcttaaggaaaaattttag
- the LOC114165182 gene encoding ATP-dependent Clp protease ATP-binding subunit ClpA homolog CD4B, chloroplastic-like has translation MEKLERSSFLSHTLHMYGTDLTQMAKEGKLDPVIGRSKEIERVQQILCKRRKNNPCLLGDPGVGKTVIAEGLAQAIVNKAVPLKLQGNTVFSLEMGRLVAGTTYRGDFEERMVSLINEVKRSDGKIILFIDELHTLIGAGSSSRALDAANILKPALARGEIKCLGATTVYEYRKYIKKDPALQRRFQTVDVPEPTVEEAIEILKGLMLKYESFHGVKYEHDALVAASALSKQYISDGFLPDKAIDVIDEAGAKAQLTQIEDSCKKITATEIHHIISTKTGIPIETVSQVEAEKLLKLEEALQKKVVGQHEAVEVISQAIRRARAGMRDPEKPIACFLFTGPTGVGKTELVKALAVEYFGSMEAMVRIDMSEFMEKHTVSKLIGSPPGYIGHDDGGQLTEAVRRKPHSLILFDEIEKAHRDVFNVFLQIMDDARLTDCKGQVVDFKNTVIIMTSNVGFGNQGNGNLAEELRKNFRDEFLNRLDEIVVFKSLSESELNEIVNIMLCDVCKRVEAKKMKLNMSDRFKRKLVEEGHNSRYGARPLKRAITRLLEDTLSDKILEGFIGEGSHVYVDLDDDGEVVIASS, from the exons ATGGAAAAGCTTGAGAGGAGTAGTTTTTTGTCCCATACGCTTCACATGTATGGGACTGACTTAACACAAATGGCTAAAGAG GGAAAGTTAGATCCAGTTATAGGAAGGAGTAAAGAAATAGAGAGGGTTCAACAAATCCTATGCAAAAGGAGGAAGAACAACCCTTGCCTTCTGGGTGATCCAGGTGTAGGGAAGACTGTGATTGCAGAAGGGCTTGCTCAGGCCATTGTCAATAAAGCTGTTCCATTGAAACTCCAGGGAAATACG GTGTTTTCCCTAGAAATGGGACGTCTTGTTGCTGGAACCACATATCGTGGGGATTTTGAGGAAAGAATGGTAAGTTTGATTAATGAAGTGAAGCGAAGTGATGGGAAAATCATTCTCTTCATTGAtgaacttcacactctaatagGAGCTGGTTCTTCTTCAAGAGCTCTTGATGCAGCCAATATACTGAAACCAGCTCTTGCAAGAGGAGAAATCAAG TGCCTGGGAGCAACAACAGTTTATGAGTACAGGAAGTACATTAAGAAGGATCCAGCACTGCAGAGGCGATTCCAAACGGTGGATGTGCCTGAACCAACTGTGGAAGAAGCCATTGAAATATTGAAAGGGTTGATGCTCAAATATGAAAGCTTTCATGGCGTCAAGTATGAACATGATGCACTTGTTGCTGCATCTGCTCTATCAAAGCAATACATCAG TGATGGTTTCCTTCCTGATAAGGCAATTGATGTGATTGATGAAGCTGGTGCAAAAGCTCAACTAACCCAAATTGAGGATTCATGTAAGAAAATCACAGCCACAGAAATACATCACATAATCTCCACAAAAACAGGTATACCTATTGAGACAGTTTCGCAAGTGGAAGCTGAAAAACTGCTGAAATTAGAGGAAGCTCTGCAGAAAAAAGTTGTGGGACAACATGAAGCTGTGGAAGTAATAAGCCAAGCCATAAGAAGGGCACGTGCTGGTATGAGAGACCCTGAGAAGCCTATTGCATGTTTCTTATTCACAGGTCCAACTGGTGTTGGAAAAACTGAACTGGTTAAGGCTTTGGCTGTGGAATATTTTGGATCCATGGAAGCTATGGTGAGGATTGACATGAGTGAGTTCATGGAGAAACACACAGTTTCAAAGCTCATTGGTTCACCACCAGGGTATATAGGTCATGATGATGGTGGGCAACTCACAGAAGCTGTTCGTCGGAAACCTCATTCTTTGATTCTCTTTGATGAGATTGAGAAGGCTCACAGagatgttttcaatgtgtttctTCAGATTATGGATGATGCTAGGCTCACAGATTGCAAAGGGCAAGTTGTGGACTTCAAGAACACTGTCATAATAATGACATCAAATGTAGGGTTTGGAAATCAAGGCAATGGCAACTTGGCTGAGGAGCTGAGGAAGAACTTTAGGGATGAGTTCTTGAACAGGCTTGATGAGATTGTTGTGTTCAAAAGCCTTTCGGAGTCTGAGTTGAATGAGATAGTGAATATAATGCTTTGTGATGTTTGTAAAAGGGTTGAGGCAAAGAAAATGAAGCTGAATATGAGTGATAGATTCAAGAGAAAGTTGGTTGAGGAAGGTCACAATTCTAGGTATGGGGCAAGGCCTTTGAAGAGGGCAATAACTAGACTTCTTGAGGACACATTGTCTGATAAAATACTTGAAGGCTTTATTGGAGAGGGTAGCCATGTATACGTTGACCttgatgatgatggtgaagtGGTAATTGCTAGTTCTTGA